Genomic segment of Prochlorococcus marinus CUG1417:
AAAAGGGTGAGCCAGTTGTCTACATGACGGTAACTAGATCTTAAATTAAACCCTTTATAATAAGCTAATGAAGCATTCATTCTCTCCATATATGGAATAAAAATTATATCTCCAACACCAGGCTCTATATTACCCCTATTAGATACTGATGGATCAATAAACCCTGATTTTGATTTGCTTAGGATTTCATTGAGTTTAGAAATGGATTCTTTAAATCTTTTTTTTCTAAAAGAGTTATCTATAAAATTAAGGCTTTCTCGGCAGAGCCAGTTACACCAAGATCTGAAGATTTCTCTTTCTAATTCTCGAATTTTATCAAGGTTACGGGATGTTATAAATGATCCAAGTGCTCCAAATTCATTTTCTAAAAAAGCTATTATATCATCGCTTTCAATTACAACTTGCCCTTTAAATTCAATTGCGGGTAATTTACCCGATCTGACTTTATTGAGGTACCAACTTTCCTTTTGACCATAGCAAAACATATTTATTTTTTTGACTCTGTATGGAATTCTTTTAAATTCAAGCCATAACCATATTTTCTGACAGTAAGGACACCAAGAATGCTTATCTCTGTATAGGGTAACTATCACATCATTTTCAGTATGCCCAAATAATCTTAAATTTGAGTAGGAATTATTTATACCATTGACTTTATCAAGATCTTCAACTTCGAATTTATTTAAATCATCCCATGTCAAAATCCCATTCATTCTTTGAATTAAAGCTATAAACTAACGTTATAATAATTGATTAAAAAAAGTCTTGGAATTTGAATTCGATTTAATTGTTGTTGGAGCTGGATCTGGGGGGCTCGCGGCGGCTAAACGTGCAGCAAGCTATGGAGCTAAAGTTGCAATCGTAGAAGTAAATAAAATAGGAGGAACTTGTGTGATAAGGGGTTGTGTCCCCAAAAAATTGATGGTTTATGCAGCTAAATGTAAAGAAAATATGGATTCTTCTGAAGGATATGGATTAAAAAATGAAGGCATTAATTTTGAATCAAATATTTTATTGAAGAATGTTAGAAAGGAGGTTTCTAGATTAAGTAATTTACATAGAAATTCTTTAAATAAACTTAACATAACTATTTTTGAGGGCTTAGGAAGATTTACGAATCAAAATGAATTAGAAATAATTTGTCCAAAAACAAAGAAAATTAAAAACAAAATAAGTTCAAAGAAAATTCTTATTTCAGTTGGTGGTAAACCAAAGAAATTGGATATTCCTGGGATAGATTTGGCATGGACTAGTGATGATATTTTTGAATTAGAAAATTTCCCCAAATCAATATTAATAGTTGGAGGTGGATATATTGCTTGTGAATTTGCTTCTATTTTCAGAAATTTAGGCACTCAAGTAACTCAATTAATAAGAGGCCAACATTTACTTAATGGTTTTGATGAAGATCTTTCTCTCTGCCTAGAGGAATCGCCTACTTTTACTGAAATAAATATAATTTCAAATACTCAACTAAAGACTATCGAGAGGGTAAATGGAAATCTAGAATCTACCTTGGACTCGGGTGTTAAACTCCTAACTAACAATATCCTTATTGCTACAGGCAGAGAACCAAATCTTTTGCCTTTAAATTTAGATTTTTTAAATCTAAAGATGGATGGCCAATATTTAGATGTTGATGAATTTAATCAAACAAGCAACGCAAACATTTTTGCAATTGGCGACATTATAAATAAACCAAACTTAACTCCAGTCGCGATAGAACAAGGAAGAGTTTTTTCGGATAATTTTTTTAATGACCAAAAAAGAAAAGTAAATTATGAAAATATCCCTAAGGCCGTTTTTACTATTCCAGAAATTTCAACAGTTGGCTTAAGTGAGAGAAAAGCTATAGAAATTCACTCTGAAAAAAATATAAGAATTTTCAAATGCAAATTTACCCCTATGTCTAATACTTTTAAAGAGAATAAATCAAAATGTTTATTGAAAATTGTAGTTCATAAGTTAACTGATAAAGTCCTGGGATGCCATATGTTTGGAGAAACATCATCTGAGATTATTCAGATGGTATCAATTTCATTAAATGCAGGAATAACAAAAAAAGACTTTGATATTACTATGGCTTTGCACCCAACCATCTCAGAAGAGTTTGTGACTATGTATGGATAAAATTATGAATTAGAAAATTTTAATTTTTCTTGAGCAAATAGAATTACTATAAGTATTGAAAAGTAAATAAATAACCCTATCCTTAATTGTGAGAGATTACCAAATCCATTCAAAAAGAGTAACTTATCGAGAATGTAAAAAATATAAAAATTAATCAAAATAAATCCTTCAATTCTAGTAATTTTACCTTTGCTCCAGAAAATTGGTAAGCATGCGAAGGTAGTTAAAACCATAAATGGTAAGTCAACTTTTATTAGACTTTGTTCAATTGCTAAACCTTTAAATCCTGAAAAAATACTACAACTCCCAAGGATTAGAAGTTGATTGAGCAAATTACTTCCTATTACATTTCCAATCGCAAGATCTGTTTTGCCTTTAAACGCAGCAATTATTGAAGTCACTAATTCCGGTAAAGATGTTCCGGTGGCGACTATAGTTAAACCAATAACAATTTCATTTACCCCCAAAAGACTAGCAAGTGTTTGAGAACCATTTACTAAAATATTTGAACCAAAACTTAAAAGAAATATTCCCAAAATTAACTTTAGTAAGATATTAAGCTTCCCTTTATAATTTTCTTTAAATTCTTCTATCTCTGGTTCAGCATCTTTTGTCTCTTCTCCTTTCTCATTGATGGTAGTAATTTCCCATATTGTATTTAAGATTAAACAAAA
This window contains:
- a CDS encoding glutathione S-transferase; translated protein: MNGILTWDDLNKFEVEDLDKVNGINNSYSNLRLFGHTENDVIVTLYRDKHSWCPYCQKIWLWLEFKRIPYRVKKINMFCYGQKESWYLNKVRSGKLPAIEFKGQVVIESDDIIAFLENEFGALGSFITSRNLDKIRELEREIFRSWCNWLCRESLNFIDNSFRKKRFKESISKLNEILSKSKSGFIDPSVSNRGNIEPGVGDIIFIPYMERMNASLAYYKGFNLRSSYRHVDNWLTLFEGTSVYRGTQGDFHTHSHDLPPQMGGCYKESNEQQIIFSELIDTGKGLGNYELNKNYDSEHFAKIALKRVIKHKNNLLKVNPHNKEFFEESLRSALTHMITGEVLIPKKLSGISLRYLKNRISVPRDMPLISARLLRQSINKIESLSDINEIDKIPFRHRYDQDPRNFVSS
- a CDS encoding calcium/sodium antiporter is translated as MSDFLFPIIEIVLGVVLLFAGGEFFIQGAIFLSLILGIPQIVIGLTVVSLGTSSPELLVSLSSILKGSDSIAASNVIGSNIFNILVVLGISSLITPLKVKSRIVRRDVPLLMAISCAVWAMASTGLLTFQAGVFLIFCLILNTIWEITTINEKGEETKDAEPEIEEFKENYKGKLNILLKLILGIFLLSFGSNILVNGSQTLASLLGVNEIVIGLTIVATGTSLPELVTSIIAAFKGKTDLAIGNVIGSNLLNQLLILGSCSIFSGFKGLAIEQSLIKVDLPFMVLTTFACLPIFWSKGKITRIEGFILINFYIFYILDKLLFLNGFGNLSQLRIGLFIYFSILIVILFAQEKLKFSNS
- the gorA gene encoding glutathione-disulfide reductase, with protein sequence MEFEFDLIVVGAGSGGLAAAKRAASYGAKVAIVEVNKIGGTCVIRGCVPKKLMVYAAKCKENMDSSEGYGLKNEGINFESNILLKNVRKEVSRLSNLHRNSLNKLNITIFEGLGRFTNQNELEIICPKTKKIKNKISSKKILISVGGKPKKLDIPGIDLAWTSDDIFELENFPKSILIVGGGYIACEFASIFRNLGTQVTQLIRGQHLLNGFDEDLSLCLEESPTFTEINIISNTQLKTIERVNGNLESTLDSGVKLLTNNILIATGREPNLLPLNLDFLNLKMDGQYLDVDEFNQTSNANIFAIGDIINKPNLTPVAIEQGRVFSDNFFNDQKRKVNYENIPKAVFTIPEISTVGLSERKAIEIHSEKNIRIFKCKFTPMSNTFKENKSKCLLKIVVHKLTDKVLGCHMFGETSSEIIQMVSISLNAGITKKDFDITMALHPTISEEFVTMYG